In Bradyrhizobium sp. WBOS07, the genomic window TCGCCGATATGGAACGCCGTCGTGAACGGACGCTCGCTCGTCATGTTCTCGTAGAAATGGCTGACGTCGGAGGCGAGCACGACAGGGCCGCGGCGGGTGTTGACGCGGACGAATTGCAGCCCGGCGGAATGTCCGCCCGCCGCATGGACCGTCAGCCCGGGCGCGATCTCGGCGTCGCCGTCGTAAAACAGAACCCGGCGCGCATAGTTTAGCCGCACGATCCCGCAGATATCCTCGACCTCGAAGGAATGCGACAGCCGGGGATAGTGCATATAGCGGCCGGTCGCGTAGGCGAGCTCGCGCTCCTGGAGATGAAACCGAGCGTTCGGAAACCGGTCGAAATTGCCGGCATGGTCGTAGTGCAGATGGGTGAGGATCACGTCCTGCACCTCGGCAGGATCGACATCGAAAGCGCGCAGCGTCTCCACCGGGCAGCGCAGGAAAGTCCGCCTGCGCTGCTTGGCGACGTCCGAGTTGAACCCGGTGTCGATGACGAAGGTGCGCCCGCCTCCCCGCACCAGCCACATAAAGTAGTCCATCGGCATCGGCCCGTCATGCGGGTCGCCGCCGATGAAGTGCTCGCTGCGCTGGGCATCGCGCGTGGCGTAGCGGATGGCGAAGAGCTCGTAGTCCGGGGCGGCCATGGGACAATTGCTCAGGAGCCGGCCGCGTCGACCTCGTTGAAGGCCTCGCGCGCGTTGCGGAAGGCGTCGATGCCTGCGGGCACACCGCAATAGACCGCGACCTGGAGCAGGATCTCCTTGATCTCCTCCTTGGTCAGCCCGTTCTTCAGGGCGCCCTTGACGTGCAGCTTCAATTCGTGCGGACGGTTCAGCGCGCCGAGCATCGCCAGATTCACGATCGAGCGCGTGCGCCGGTCGACACCGGGCCGCGTCCACAAGGCACCCCAGCAGAACTCGGTCGACCATTCCGCCATGGTGCGCGTGAACTCATCGGCTCCGGCGATCGACTTGTTGACGTAGTCCTCGCCGAGCACCTCTTTACGAACCTTGAGGCCCTTTTCGAACAGTTCGGTCTTGCTCATGATCGTCCCTTTCAGGTCTTGAGAGCTTTAGTTGGAAGTTGCGTGGTGCGATGCCGGCGGCGGCCGCAGCGATCGCAGGAGAGCGCCGACGTCATCGGCCGCATTGAGCCGCCATATCGCATCGATGACACGGTCCGCGTCCCAATCGCTGCGGCCCGCGCGCACGCCGTCACGCAACTTCGCTTCGATGTCGCGATCCGACAGCGGCGCGGCCTGGCTGCCGCGCGGCGAAATGACGGTCTCGGTGAGCACTTCGCCGGTCGACAGGCGCAAGGTGACACGCGCGGCGCCGTCGGGCATCTCGCGGTCGAGCTCCGCCCTCACATTTTCCCGCAATCGCGCGATATCGGGCCGGATCACGGTCTCCTGCTCGAACTCGGTGACACCAGCCCTTCCGAGGAAGAGTCCGCACGCCACGCAATGATGGATGCTGACGCGCGCATCGCGCGCGTTGTTGACCGGGCGGTCGCCGCGGGCCAGCAGCAGCGCCGAGCCCTGCACGATCACCGATTCGATCTGGTCGACGCGCCCGCCGACTCGCTCGCGCAACAGCAGACAGGCGTCGATCACCGCGTGAAACACGATGCCGGCGGAATACGGCTTGTAGGTATTCTTTGCGATCTCCCAGGTTCTGCCGAGACCATCGAACAGCCGCGTGCGGTCGAGTTCGTCTCCCATGGTGCGCGCCCACCCAAGCGGACCTTCGAGGGCAAGGGGCGCGGCCTCAAAGCCTTGCTGGGCCAGCAATGCGGCGAACAATCCGTTGCGAGCCGCGTTGCCGACGCTGACATTCTTGGCAGCACTGGGAAGATTCTCGACATTGCCGGCCGACTGGCTCGCCGCAATTCCGATCGCGTTCGCAATCCCATCTTCCGAAAGGCCCAGCAGCTTCGCGCACGCCGCCGCCGCGCCGAAAATTCCGCAGGTCGAGGTGATGTGCCAGCCACGCGCATAGTGGTGTGGCGAGACCGCATTACCGATCCGGCACTCGACGTCGACACCGAGAATGAACGCCGTCAGCACCTCGCGGCCCGAAGTTCTGCGCGCCTCCGCCAGCGCCAGCAAGGGCGCTGCGATCGGCGCCGCCGGATGAATGATCGTGTCGGGGTGAGTGTCGTCGAAGTCGAGCAGATTGGCTGAGACGGCGTTGAGAAACGACGCGCACATCGCATCCATCCGCTCCGAATGGCCGATGACGGTCGAGGTCGCCGGGCCGCTGAACGGCGACAAGGTACGCATCGCGGCGGTGACCACCGGATCGCGCGCAGAGAGCAGCGCCGTCGCGAAGAAATTGAGGATCGACCGCCGCGCTTCCAGACTCTGCCCTTCCACCTCCACCCAGGATGAGACGGCGACGAAATCAGCGAGCGTCCTGCTCACACTCGGAATCGGATCTTGCGGCACGCGGGGCGTCTTCCTCGTTTTGTTCGACCTTATGCCGATCCGCGGCAAACTGTCGACCCCAAATGTTATGCTTGACAGCTTGTCTGACAATCATAACAATCAGCCCCGTTGGCGCGGGATGCCCTCGCCGCAACGATTGCGGCCGACGAGCCCGATCGCGAAACGACCGACAAGATCAAGAAGGCGGGCCCCGTCACGGGATCTGCGCGACAGGGAGTGAACGATGGCGGGAGAAACGCTCGGCGTGATCGGCACGGGCCGCATGGGCGGCCCCATGGCGGGACGATTGATGGACGCGGGCTATTCGCTCGTCGTCTACGACACGCAGGCCGAGGCCACCCAACCGCTGGTCAAGCGCGGCGCGCTGCTCGGCAGATCGCCGGCCGACGTCGCCTCGCGCGCCGATATCGTGCTCGCGAGCCTGCCGACGCCCGACATCGTGAAGGCGGTGACGCTCGGCCAGGACGGCATCAGCAGCGGCAACCGCGCCAAGATCGTCGTTGACCTGTCGACCTCGGGTCCTGGCGCGGCCAAGCTGGTCGCGGAGGGCCTGAAAGCCAAGGGCATGACGCTGGTGGATGCGCCCGTGAGCGGCGGCATCAAGGGCGCGGTCAACGGCACGCTGGCCGTGATGGTGTCCTGCCCGCAGGCGACCTACGAGACCGTGCAGCCGATCCTGAAGAACTTCGGCAAGCTGTTCTACACCGGCGACAAGCCGGGCGTAGCGCAGACCGCCAAGCTCGCCAACAACTTGATGGCGGCTGCGGCTCTCGTGATCACCTCGGAGGCCGTCGCGATGGGCGTCAAGGGCGGCGTCAACGCCAAGGTGCTGATCGACATCATCAATGCCAGCAGCGGCCGCAACAGCGCCTCCGAAGACAAATTCCCCCGCGCGGTGCTGCCCGGCACGTTCGATTTCGGCTTCACCACCGGCCTCTCCTACAAGGACGTTCGCCTCTGCGTGGACGAGGCCGAGGCCATGGGCGTGCCAATGGTCTGCGGAGCGGTGGTGCGGCAGATGCTCGCCATCACCAACGCCAAATACGGTGCTTCATCCGATTTCACCTCGATCGCCAAAGTGCTCGAGGAGTGGGCCGGGGTAGAAATGCGCGGCTGATCGCGCAAGCCGTCAGGGAGAGAAACCCGCGATGACGATCGGCTCGACCGGATCAGGCAAGGTATCGCTCGCGCGCCAGATGGCGCGGAGCGCGCTTGCCGTCGATCTCGGCGATTTCGGACCGGATGTCGTCGCCAAGGCCAAGCTCTGCCTGCTCGATTTCCTGTCCTGTGCCTTCGAGGCCGGGCAGCATCCCTGGAGCCGTCAGGCCGTTGCGATCGCGCATGGCGGCGGCAGCGCGACCATTATCGGCACCGCGCAGCTCTGCTCGCCGGCCGACGCCGCGTTCGCCAACGCCGTGATGGGGCACGCCCTGGTGCGCGAAGACATGCACGCCGCCAGCATCGCACACCACGGCGTCGTGATCTGGCCGGCTCTGCTTGCACTGTCCGAGCAGGTGCCGCTGCACGGCGCCAGGCTGCTGGCGGCCGCCATCATCGGCTATGAGACCGGCGCGCGGATCGGCCGCGCGCTTTTGACCTCCGACCTCGCGCGTCTCTACCGCCCGACCGGCCTCGTGGCCCCTCTGGGCGCGGCACTCGCGGGAAGCTATGCGCTTGGGCTGTCCGAGGACCAGGCCACCAGCGCCATCGCGATCGCGGCCAACACCTGCGGCGGACTCAACGAATGGCCGCATGCCGGCGGCTCGGACATGTATTTCCATCCCGGCTTTGCCGCCGGCAACGCGATCAGGGCCATCGGCCTTGCCGCCGCCGGGGCGTTCGGCTCCGAGACGATCATCGAAGGCGAAGCCGGCCTGTTCGCCGCCTACCGCCGCCAGGCCGCGCCTGACGGCATCGCGCTGTTCCCGAACGGCGCGTGCGAAATCATGGCGGTCTACAACAAGCCGGTCCCCGCCTGCAATTTCGCCCAGACTGCCGCGCAAGCCGCGCTTCGCGTCGCGCACGAGCTCACCACCCCCCAGGAGATCGATCGTGTCGTCATCCGCGCGCCGGATGCCGCGGTCCGCTATCCCGGCTGCGATTCCCTCGGGCCTTATCGCAACGCGCTTCAAGCCAAGATGAGCATCCCGTTCAGCGTGGCGGCGACGCTGGCGCGCGGCGAGATCGAGGAAGAGAACTACGCCGGGCTCGATGATGCCGACATTATCCGCCTGGTCGCGGTCACGGAGCTGAAGGCGGATGCCGGCTTCACCGCCGCCTTCCCGGGCAAGCAGGGCGCGGAGGTGAGCGTGCGCCTGCCCGACGGCCGGACCATCCGGCACGCTTTGCCCGACGTCATCGCGGCGACGCCCTCGGATGTCCGCGCACGCTTCCGCGCTGCCGCCGCACGGGTTCTCGGCGAGGACCGCGCGCACCGGCTCGAACAGCTTATCGGCGACTGCGAACATTTCGGCGACGCCAGCGTGATCGCCGCGCAGTGCCGCCTGGACGCAACGGAACGGGCTTTACGATCGGCATCATGAGAAATGCCGGAGAACATGGGGGAAACATGGTCGAGGTGGAGACCAGCTTGAGATCGTCAGCTGCGCGGAGGCCGGGCTGATGGAAGGATTCTTGCAAGCGCTCGCCGCGGGCGTTCTGATCGGCGGCGTCTACGGCCTGATGTGCGTCGGGCTCGGCCTGATCTTCGGCGTCATGCGGGTCATCAACTTCGCCCATGGCGATTTCATGATGCTCGGCATGTACACCGCCTTCTATCTCTTCACCGCGGCCGGGGTCCAGGCGCTGTTCGGCAACACGGTCGGGCCGTTCGTCGCCATCCTGCTGGCCGGCCCGGTGCTCGCCGTGTTCGGCTATTTTGTGCATCTGGCCCTGATCTCGCACGTGTCGGGCACGCGCACCGCCTCGCTCGAAGGCGACGGCCACTACGCCCAGCTCATCCTCACGCTCGGCATCGCGCTGATCCTGCAGAACGGCGGCCTCATCGTGTTCGGCTCGGTGCTGGCCTCGATCCGCACGCCGCTGTCGAGCTCGGCCTGGGAGCTCGGGCCGTTCTTCGACATGAGCATCTTCCTGAACAAGGCGCGCAGCATCGACATGGTCGTGTCGCTCGCGATCATGGTCCTGCTCTCGCTGCTGATCACGCGCACCCGGATCGGCAAGTCGCTGCGCGCCGCCGCGGACAATCCGACCGCGGCGACCTATATGGGCATCGACGTCGATCGCGCGCACCGCACCGCCTTTGCGCTCGGCTGCGGGATCACCGCGATTGCCGGCGGCTTGCTGGCCACCAACTATCCGTTCCACCCCTTCGTCGGACTCGAATACGTCATCGTCATGTATGCCGGCGTCGTGCTCGGCGGGATGGGCAGCATCATCGGCGCGTTCTGGGGCGGCATGACGATCGGTCTCGTGCAGCAAATGTCGACGCTGATCCTGCCGACGCAGCTGCAGAACGCCGCGATCTTCGCCGTCTTCCTCCTCATCATCTTCTTCCGTCCGCAAGGCTTCTTCGGACGCATGGTGGAGAGGACGTGACCATGCTCCGGATGCGCTCCCTTCTGCCTCCCCTGCTCTTCACGCTTGCCTACGCTGTCGTATCGCTCGGCGTCACCAATTCCTACTACCAGCTCATCCTGACGCTGGTGCCGGTGTGGGCGGTGTTC contains:
- a CDS encoding N-acyl homoserine lactonase family protein, with protein sequence MAAPDYELFAIRYATRDAQRSEHFIGGDPHDGPMPMDYFMWLVRGGGRTFVIDTGFNSDVAKQRRRTFLRCPVETLRAFDVDPAEVQDVILTHLHYDHAGNFDRFPNARFHLQERELAYATGRYMHYPRLSHSFEVEDICGIVRLNYARRVLFYDGDAEIAPGLTVHAAGGHSAGLQFVRVNTRRGPVVLASDVSHFYENMTSERPFTTAFHIGDMLVGFDKLRATAPSADHIVPGHDPLVMMLYPAPRPDLAGIAVRLDVAPSGPAQS
- a CDS encoding carboxymuconolactone decarboxylase family protein, whose product is MSKTELFEKGLKVRKEVLGEDYVNKSIAGADEFTRTMAEWSTEFCWGALWTRPGVDRRTRSIVNLAMLGALNRPHELKLHVKGALKNGLTKEEIKEILLQVAVYCGVPAGIDAFRNAREAFNEVDAAGS
- a CDS encoding MmgE/PrpD family protein; its protein translation is MSRTLADFVAVSSWVEVEGQSLEARRSILNFFATALLSARDPVVTAAMRTLSPFSGPATSTVIGHSERMDAMCASFLNAVSANLLDFDDTHPDTIIHPAAPIAAPLLALAEARRTSGREVLTAFILGVDVECRIGNAVSPHHYARGWHITSTCGIFGAAAACAKLLGLSEDGIANAIGIAASQSAGNVENLPSAAKNVSVGNAARNGLFAALLAQQGFEAAPLALEGPLGWARTMGDELDRTRLFDGLGRTWEIAKNTYKPYSAGIVFHAVIDACLLLRERVGGRVDQIESVIVQGSALLLARGDRPVNNARDARVSIHHCVACGLFLGRAGVTEFEQETVIRPDIARLRENVRAELDREMPDGAARVTLRLSTGEVLTETVISPRGSQAAPLSDRDIEAKLRDGVRAGRSDWDADRVIDAIWRLNAADDVGALLRSLRPPPASHHATSN
- a CDS encoding NAD(P)-dependent oxidoreductase, which translates into the protein MAGETLGVIGTGRMGGPMAGRLMDAGYSLVVYDTQAEATQPLVKRGALLGRSPADVASRADIVLASLPTPDIVKAVTLGQDGISSGNRAKIVVDLSTSGPGAAKLVAEGLKAKGMTLVDAPVSGGIKGAVNGTLAVMVSCPQATYETVQPILKNFGKLFYTGDKPGVAQTAKLANNLMAAAALVITSEAVAMGVKGGVNAKVLIDIINASSGRNSASEDKFPRAVLPGTFDFGFTTGLSYKDVRLCVDEAEAMGVPMVCGAVVRQMLAITNAKYGASSDFTSIAKVLEEWAGVEMRG
- a CDS encoding MmgE/PrpD family protein, which gives rise to MTIGSTGSGKVSLARQMARSALAVDLGDFGPDVVAKAKLCLLDFLSCAFEAGQHPWSRQAVAIAHGGGSATIIGTAQLCSPADAAFANAVMGHALVREDMHAASIAHHGVVIWPALLALSEQVPLHGARLLAAAIIGYETGARIGRALLTSDLARLYRPTGLVAPLGAALAGSYALGLSEDQATSAIAIAANTCGGLNEWPHAGGSDMYFHPGFAAGNAIRAIGLAAAGAFGSETIIEGEAGLFAAYRRQAAPDGIALFPNGACEIMAVYNKPVPACNFAQTAAQAALRVAHELTTPQEIDRVVIRAPDAAVRYPGCDSLGPYRNALQAKMSIPFSVAATLARGEIEEENYAGLDDADIIRLVAVTELKADAGFTAAFPGKQGAEVSVRLPDGRTIRHALPDVIAATPSDVRARFRAAAARVLGEDRAHRLEQLIGDCEHFGDASVIAAQCRLDATERALRSAS
- a CDS encoding branched-chain amino acid ABC transporter permease, which codes for MEGFLQALAAGVLIGGVYGLMCVGLGLIFGVMRVINFAHGDFMMLGMYTAFYLFTAAGVQALFGNTVGPFVAILLAGPVLAVFGYFVHLALISHVSGTRTASLEGDGHYAQLILTLGIALILQNGGLIVFGSVLASIRTPLSSSAWELGPFFDMSIFLNKARSIDMVVSLAIMVLLSLLITRTRIGKSLRAAADNPTAATYMGIDVDRAHRTAFALGCGITAIAGGLLATNYPFHPFVGLEYVIVMYAGVVLGGMGSIIGAFWGGMTIGLVQQMSTLILPTQLQNAAIFAVFLLIIFFRPQGFFGRMVERT